A section of the Kluyveromyces lactis strain NRRL Y-1140 chromosome F complete sequence genome encodes:
- the HEM12 gene encoding uroporphyrinogen decarboxylase HEM12 (highly similar to uniprot|P32347 Saccharomyces cerevisiae YDR047W HEM12 Uroporphyrinogen decarboxylase catalyzes the fifth step in the heme biosynthetic pathway localizes to both the cytoplasm and nucleus activity inhibited by Cu2 Zn2 Fe2 Fe3 and sulfhydryl-specific reagents), giving the protein MQVQNVDRSKFAPMKNDLMLRAALGEKVERPPCWIMRQAGRYLPEYHEVKNGRDFFETCRDAEIASEITIQPVRRYAGLLDAAIIFSDILVIPQAMGMKVEMVEGKGPHFPEPLRTEEQLQKVLDYKVNVLDELEWAFKAITMTRTKLDGQVPLLGFCGAPWTLLVYMTEGGGSRLFRFAKQWLNESPESSHKLLQKITDVAVEFLCQQVVAGCQMLQVFESWGGELGSRDFDEFSLPYLKQIAERVPPRLKQLGIEERVPMVVFAKGSWYALDKLCDSGYNAVSLDWSWDPAEAVKINSDRVTLQGNLDPGVIYGSDEIITKRVTEMVHGFGGGKQHYIVNFGHGTHPFMDPEKIKFFLQECHRVGSQ; this is encoded by the coding sequence ATGCAAGTACAGAATGTTGATCGCTCCAAGTTCGCTCCAATGAAGAATGATTTGATGCTCAGAGCAGCTTTAGGTGAGAAGGTTGAAAGACCACCATGTTGGATTATGAGACAGGCTGGACGTTATTTACCAGAATACCATGAGGTGAAGAATGGTCGTGACTTTTTCGAGACATGTCGTGATGCAGAAATTGCTTCAGAAATTACTATTCAGCCCGTGAGACGTTACGCCGGTTTATTGGATGCAGCTATTATCTTCAGTGATATTCTTGTGATCCCTCAGGCCATGGGTATGAAAGTTGAGATGGTTGAGGGGAAAGGCCCTCATTTCCCGGAACCGTTGAGAACTGAAGAGCAACTACAAAAGGTATTGGATTATAAGGTCAACGTTTTAGACGAACTAGAATGGGCCTTTAAAGCTATCACTATGACTCGTACTAAATTGGACGGCCAAGTGCCTTTGTTAGGTTTCTGTGGTGCTCCATGGACGTTATTGGTTTATATGACCGAGGGTGGTGGATCGCGTTTATTCAGATTCGCTAAGCAATGGTTAAACGAATCGCCAGAATCATCGCATAAATTATTACAGAAGATTACTGACGTTGCGGTCGAATTCTTGTGCCAACAGGTAGTTGCTGGTTGTCAGATGCTTCAAGTGTTTGAAAGTTGGGGTGGCGAGTTAGGCTCTCGTGATTTCGACGAGTTCTCTTTACCGTACCTAAAGCAAATTGCGGAAAGAGTTCCACCAAGGTTAAAGCAGCTGGGTATCGAAGAACGTGTTCCAATGGTAGTATTCGCCAAGGGATCATGGTACGCACTAGACAAACTATGTGACAGTGGCTATAATGCAGTTTCTTTAGATTGGTCATGGGACCCTGCAGAGGCAGTAAAGATCAACAGTGACCGTGTTACCTTACAGGGTAATTTGGACCCTGGTGTAATTTACGGTTCGGATGAGATTATTACCAAGAGAGTCACTGAAATGGTTCATGGTTTCGGCGGAGGTAAGCAACATTACATTGTAAACTTTGGACATGGTACCCATCCATTCATGGATCCAGAGaagatcaaattctttttgcAGGAATGTCACAGAGTCGGTAGTCAataa